GATGTCAAGCGTTTCAGCAGCGTTGTGGTCCGTGATGAGTACCCCTAAGTTGCGGTCGCGCAAATGTGAAATGAGTTGCTTAATGTCTGCGACAGCAATGGGATCTATTCCAGAAAGCGGTTCATCAAGGAGAATAAAATCCGGTTGAGCCGCGAGGGCTCGTGCTATCTCCGCCCGGCGACACTCACCCCCAGATAGTGTGTATGCCTTGCGTGGTAACAGGTTCGAGATGCCGAGTTCGTTTGTCAGTTCATGGATATGCGAACCGCGTTCGGATTTGGGTATCCCTTGTGCCTCAAGGATCGCCTCAATGTTCTGTTGAACCGTCAATTTACGGAAAATCGATGTCTCCTGTGCGAGATAACCGATGCCGAGCCGCGCCCGCTTATACATCGGATAGAAGGTGATGTCTTTTTCGGCATACGTGATTCTCCCCGAATTGGGGCGAATCAGTCCGACGACCATGTAGAACGTTGTCGATTTGCCAGCACCGTTGGGACCGAGCAGCCCGACAACTTCGCCTTGCTGTACCGATAGACTCACCTCATTAACAACAATGGGACCGTTCCTTGTATAACGTTTTACGAGTCTGTGTGCTTGTAATTCTGTTGCCATGATCTCTAACTATGGTGTTCCTACTCTTATGATTAACTGAGCTGCTTAATCGTTTTCGGATGCATCCGTTTCAGTGTCAGCATCTGCGTCATCGGGGTTTTCAGTATCTGTATCCGTTTCTTCTTCGGGATCCGCATCTTCAGCATTTCCAGTATCCGCATCAGATTTCTGTTCCGCGTCCACATTATCCGTCTCAGCATCGGTGTCTTTTTTTTCTGCTTCAGCCTTAACTTCAGTTTTCTCAGGAGCAGTTACGGCAGTTTCTTCTTCGACAGTCTCCGCACCGCTTTCGGAATTCTCATCCGTTTCTGCGGTTACGGGTGCCGCTTGTGTAACGCTCACTTTGAATTTAACGCCACCTTCGCCAGTCTGTTTACCTGTCGTCCGATTGAAAGTGAAAAGCTTAGTTTCCAGTCTATCCTTGTTTTGTAAGACGACGACGTTTTCCTTGAGCGTAATGATATTCGTCAGGTTGTTCATGATAGCATGGTCACAGGTAGCGAAGATATCTTGATCTCGGATTTCTACATTGCCCTCAGCGATAATTTCTGTTGTTGTGTTAGTTTCAGGGTCACTTTTCATGGTAATTTTATCAGCGTTGAGAAACCCAATTTCAACACCTTGTGCGTTATACCGGACCGTCTTGGCATTGCCGATAAGGATCGTTATACCGTCTTTATCATATCTCTCCATTCTATCTGAGGTGCCGGTGATTTCTTCTTTCTCCGTTTCTACCAGAGCTCCCGTACTTTCAACAGGTGCAGCCTCTTGTCCGGTGTGCTCTGTTGTTTGCGTTTCCGAGCTCTCAATGGCTTCTGTTTCCTCCGCAGTAAGCGTTAGAGAAGCAAGGCAGACAAGGAATATTAGGCAACCGGCGTACCCACAAAAATTATAAAATTTGCGGAGCTGAGCTCTACGTTCACGCCTACTCTGGTTCAGTCGGGGTTTTATGATATTCATGTGCTTTCTCATCTTTAGGATAAAGTTTGAATCTATTATTTTTCATTTTTACAGTTTCAAGCGTCGGATTCGCTAACATTTCTGTTCCGACCCAGGTAGAATCTCCACGCACGACTGTGGCTTCATCGGGAGCATACAACCTACCTGCGAGGTTCTGCCAATGGAGTACCTCAGTAAACAGTTTGCCATCTTTACTGATCCCTACGACATTCCCTGTCAGGTGCAGACTGTCCTTCTTAGTGCCATTGAGAAATTGTTTACCTTTGTCGCTATTCAAGGTGATAGAAACAACACCCTCTTCAAAAATCTGTACAGTCGGATTTTCCACTTCAACATAACTTCCGTGGAATGTTGAAGCGTCCCCGATAAGCGTCCATTTGAGGACACCTGCCTCGGTGTGTTGCGTAGAAAACCTGTCAAGTTTCTGCGTTGGTACCGCTTCTACAGATTCATCGGGGGCACTGACTGGCGTTTCTGTGCTTTTACAGGACGTTACAAAGAGCAGTAGGGATGCAAAAAAACCTATGAAAATGCAGTTAATTCTGTGTCTTCCACCGTCGATGCATCCAAATCCATTGTGCCGGATATTGTCTGATATAGGATTCAATAATTTTCGTGAATTTCTGTGTATTGACAACAAGATCTTTCTCTTTCGTGCAGGTCCGTTGCAACGCCAAAGGTGGTTCAATGATTGCACGATGCGAACCATCGGATTGACGGACAATGAACGTTGGTAGTATTGCCGCGCCTGTTTTGAGGGCAATAGCAACCGGACTATACGGTGTGTAGGCGCGCCTGCCAAAAAAATCGACAAAAACGCCGCTGACAGTCGTATCAACATCGGCGACGATGCCAAGTAACTCATTGCGTCTAAGGCATTGAAGTGCTTGACGTATCCCTGTATCCCGATCAATAGTTGCATAACCGGCTTTTTCTCGGTAATGCGAGACCAAGGCGTTTAAACGCGGAGAACGCAACTCACGAACAATCGGAGTCAGCGGAGCAACTGTGGCAGAAATACTGGCGGCGAGAAGTTCCCAATTCCCGAAATGCCCTGTTAAAATAATCGCGCCTTTTCCTGCTGCGAGTGCCTGCTCCACATGTTCGATCCCTTCAAAACTAACGTATCGCTGGATTTGCTTGCGCCCCAAACGCGGAAACCGCATAAACTCTACGACAGTCTTGCCGAGATGTTGGAAGCACTGTTTAGCGATTGTTCTGGCACAGCATTCATCCGAGAATGTCAAACTACACCGTAGATGTTCGCACGCTAATTCTCTATATCGCGGTGCGATCCAAAATACAAGCGTTCCTAACCATCCGCCGATAGCGAGTGCTACGGGACGCGGTATCTGAGATACGCAAAATCCAAGCGATTTGGCGGCAAACGCATAGTACCAATCTTTCATTGTTAAATAGTATACTAAATTTCTTCCAAAATTACAAAGAAAAATATACCACAACACAAATCCTACCACGTATAGGCAGAATTTGTTACTTTGTTGTATTGGCGGATGATTCCCTTTATTTTTTGATGTCCTTACTATAATGGGAAGGTTGTAATGACCGGTAGCGCGACTGATTCAGGTGTTGTTTGATGGGATCTTCAAATCTTTGTTCTGTATATGTCGGCACGGTCTATACCTCGTTCAATAGATGAGGGTTGTTGCGGCATCATACTCCTTTGGATCTTGAAAAGTATAACATAGAAATACCGAAAAATCAACGCGATATAGCGAGATGCTGCGAAATGCTGCGAATTTTTCTGGGTTTTTTCAAAAAACATAACATATATTAAGTGTTAACACTGCGAAAAATACAACATAAAAAAAATGAAGTGCCAACGGTAATTCAGACCACAAAATCAGCAAAGTTAAGACAAGTTTTTTGCTCAAATTCTACAGGTGTCAAATGGTTTCCTAACGCCGAGTGAGGACGTTTCTATTTATACACTTGTAGGATAATCGGATACTCCTTTCGCTTAGATTGTTATTATATCACAATCTTGGTTTAGAGGGTGGCCCGAATTTCCGATGGCAGTACACCTTGCGTTGCAGCGGAATATCCCTTGATTTCCAGCATAATTTGCGGTAGACTCTAAGATTAGGAGTAGAACGGACATCTCTATGGATACCCCTGAAAACGTCAATAAAGAAATCTATCGCCTCGCGCTTCCGAATATCGTCAGCAATTTTTCTATCCCGCTTCTGGGTGCGGTGGATACCGCATTGATGGGACGGTTGGAATCCGAACACTATCTCGGTGCCGTTGGTATCGGTGGTATTATCTTCAGTTTTATTTATTGGGGGTTCGGGTTTCTCAGAATGGCGACGACAGGATTGACAGCGCAAGCCTTTGGCGAAAAAGACCTTCCCGAATGTGGGTGCTTGCTACTAAGAGCGATATGCATCGGAATCACGGCAAGTCTACTGCTTCTTATCTTCCAATGGCAGCTTGTGAATGTCAGTTTCCTGCTCATTGATACAAGTTCAGAAGTGGAACACCTTGCGCGAACCTATTTCCATATTCGCATCTATGCTGCCCCTGCGACGTTGTGCTTGCATGCGTTTCACGGTGTCTTTCTGGGGTTACAGAATGCCCGTTATCCAATGCTATTGACGATTGTGGTGAATCTTGTCAATATTGCTCTGAATCTGGTGTTTGTGCGGTTGTTCGGTATGAAGGTAGCGGGTGTTGCTTTGGCGACTGTCATTGCGCAGTATGTCGGATTGTTCTTAGCAGTTCTACTTTTTTCGAGATACTATCGAGGTCTTTTGAGAGCGTGGCGTTTCCGAGAGGTCTTGGCACTTTCCAGACTCAAGCGATTCCTTAACATTAGTGGTGACATCTTCATCAGAACCTGTTGTCTTGTGTTTAGCCATGCTGTTTTCACAGCGAAATCCGCCGTTTTGAGCGATACTTTTCTTGCTATCAACACAATCCTCCTTCAGTTTATCAATCTTTCATCCTACGCGATTGATGGGCTCGCTTTTGCAGCGGAAAGTCTGATCGGTAAGTACAAGGGGGCACAAGATATGCTGAATTTGAAACGAACAACGCGCCAGGTCTTCTTCTGGTCATTTCTGTTCGGTGGCGTAATTATGTTAATTTTCGTGTTATTTGGAGAGATGCTGCTACATCTCTTTACAAATCAGGTGCCGCTTATCAAGCAGGCAAAACCGTATCTTATCTGGATAATTGTCGCGCCTGTCGTCAACGTCGCTGCCTATATCTGGGATGGTATTTTTCTGGGAGCAACTGCTTCTAAGGCACTGCGGAATTCTGTAATTGTGTCAACACTCCTTTTTTTAAGTGCTGTCTACTTGCTCATGCCTTTTGGGAACCACGGCTTGTGGGGAGCATTAACATTGCTTCTGATTGCCCGCGGTGTGTCGCTAACAGTATTGGCACCGAAATACCTGTTTAAAGCAGCAGATTCTGAGTAGTCAGTCCTCAGAAATCGCTTGCCTTTCTCTGCCCGACTGGCGGGGTTGAATGAAGACAAGACTTACGCAAATTTAGCATACGGTGTGAGATTCTTTTATTCAGCTCACGTTAGGACATCTCTATAAATGCTGAAGAAATCCGCAGAAATCCGCAGAAACACCCTATCAAATACCCCTATCAAATACCCCAAGCAATACCCCAAGCAAAAACCCCCTACGGGACTGAAGCGGTTTTTGAAGTATTCAAGATTTTGTTTATTGTAAAGTTTTAACCACCTTGACTTAATAAATTGAATTAAGATATAATTGCCTTAGTAAGATTTTAGTAGTTTAATCCGGTTATTTCACTGAGGCGGAACTTGCGTTATAAATAAATTATGAACGCCTTAAAAGATATCCTTCAGCGTTGTCATCAACGACATAAAAAGCCGCTTCGCCAGCGAAAAACAAAGGTGACACCTGCGCTGTACAAAGGGTTCCCATATCATTTCACGGTCTATTGTGCTTGGCGATGCCCTGTGAGACTCTATGAACTCGAGCAGGCAGACATCTCTTTCATGCCTATAGGACGCGCACCTCAGCACGACCACGGTCCGCTGGATTTTGGCGGTGAACGGTTCTTGAGCCGACAACGTTTAAGTGATTGGAATAACTGGGTATGGCACAAATCATGGGGAATTCAAATCTATACCGGTACGCCTTCAGAGCACGATGGCGCGCAATGGCACGACATTGATTTTAAGTATGACGCGATTTGTGCTGCCCCGGATACTGTTCTTGCTTGTATTGAGGCACTCGTTAATTCTGTTGCGAATCCACTATTGACGCTGACAAAGTCTGGTGGGCTGCGTTTTTCTTTCAGAGTACAGGGTTATCTCCATCAAAATACTGATGAAGCGAAGCAGTATATCTATAAACACACACCGACGACAGAAAATCCATACCATCGCGATGTATATCTTGAGATTCTTGGCAATGAGGAATACAGTCTCTGGGATGGGCGCTATGAGATTCTGCTCGGAAATTTATTAGATCCGCCTATCATTACTAAAGAGGTACTCTTTGCCCCTATTGACGCCCTTCGCGCTGCGCTTCACGAATCTGCGCCGCCAACAGAAGGGGAGTTAGCACTGAGTCCCCGATCGGTACCTGTTGTGCCAACGTACTTCGGTTCGCACAACCTTAATCTTGCAAAAGAGGCGTTTTTGAAGCGCGAGTTTTCTTATGTCCAGCAGGAAAATAACGTTCACTACTGGAACCGCCCCGACAGCGACGTTGAAGATGGACGCGTTTTGTTATGGGAACAAGACGGGGTGGTGTGGATACGCGCATCGACATCTGATGAAGGACTACCGATGGAGGCGACACATATAACAGATGTCTGGGACGATACCGGTATTCTGCCATTGCTACCAGCTGCTGGACTACCTGTAACGGATAATGTGCGTGACGTGCGGGAAGGGAAACTCAGTCCATTGGCGATAAAGCGTCCGGATCCTATGCTGCATCAGCAGGGACGTGAAAATAAGGTTTACGGGACCCTTAAAAAGAACGCCGCTAAGATACAGCGTGTTTTCAATCGGGAGGTCCGAATTCTCGGACTTATTGCCGAGACAGGGGCAGGGAAAACCTACGCCGCGGCATCCTATGTCCTCAACGGCGGTGCGATCAGTTTCAGCGGAAAGTCCGTGGTAACAAAAAAAGCAGAACGCCGCTTTCAAAATCAAGACTTGCCATCGGTTGCCTACAGGCGAGCACGCGAATACTTGTGGGAACAAGTGAAAGAGATACCGGTTGAGGAACGGATGGCGACCCCTTTTCAACGCGGTAATATCTGTGAGGACCCGGAGCGGTGTTACGAGTTTGAAAGAAAGGGTGGGAATCCAGATGAAAGTATTTGTCCACAGTGTCCAGTTTATATAGAGTGTCAGCAGCGCGGCTATTTGTCGCAACCCGGCACACTGCAACGTGCCAAAGCACAAATATGTAACCCAATGCGACTGTTTTTGGATCCACAAAACTCAGAAACGGTGGAAAAAATGCTTGAGAAGACAGATGACACAGAGCGGCTCTGTATCATTGATGAAGCGTCAACGGATAGGCTATTTATTTCCTGTCGTATATTAAAAAACACATTGGAAGAGTGGCGTGTAGACTGGCGAGGAAGTGCCTTAGGGAACTTTGGGAATGCCCTATTAAACGCATTGGAAGTCAAAAGTGGATTTGATGGTAATGCTGTCGGTCGGATCCGCGCAGTGGTACAGGCATTTGAAGGGCAGAAAGAGACACTCATTCAACAGATGTGTCAAGTCAATGCAACGGGTAAAGTGGTGCCGCGTGAGTTTGTTGATGACGAAACGGGCGAAACTTTGGCGCGTTTTAGCATTGTGTTTGAAAACGAAGCTGCTGCTCACATTCCCTTAGATACAGACGCTGCAGATAAACTTGCGACAAAAGGGCTGCCTGTCTTTGAACTTGATACCTTCGCATTGAACGAGGATATGAAAATACCGATGTCAATGACACAAGCCGTTGCGTTGGGCGTTTTGGACACAGCAACCGTAACAAAAATCAAGACATTTCCGACAGTTTATAGGCATCCAAATTGGACGTTTTGGCATCAACTGAAGCGTTTCTTTGAACATTATCCACGGGATGCTGATGCCCCGTTGTTATGGTCTGACGAAGATATGCGGTTCTGGGTGCCACCGGTGTTGCCTCCGACGGTCAAGCGTCTTCTGTTCATGTCGTCAACGCTCTCCGAGCCGGATCTCTATCGGGCATTTCCGGGTGAAGAGATTGAAGTCCACCACATCAAATCGACAGCGTGGGTCGCCGGGAATCGAGTTTTTCAGATTCGCACAGGTATCTATCCACGACAAACAATTTTAAACTACGATACCGATTGGAGCGTTATGGGTATGTCTGAGACCGGACAGCGTTTTTTTCTTGGTATCCAAGCAGAAATTGAGAGTGACCCAAGCGTTAAGCATGCGATTATCACCAGCGGACCAGTAACACAGCATTTACAAAACATCGCAGCAAGGGAAAATGTCTGTTTTGTAACAGGTTTCAAAGAGATAGAGACATTAGAAGATACCGCTTTTGAAACGGCAGAAGTGGTTTGGATAGTTGGGGTCCCGTTCTGGTCACCAGGTCTCACTTGGCGGCAATCACAGATTTTGTTTGGCAACGACGAAAAACCGCTCTGTTATGATGGAGAAGCGGAATTTGGGAACTACAAAGACGAGCGCATCCAAGATGTTTATGAACGGAGTGCTGCCGGTTTATTTACACAGATTGTCGGTCGAGTCGGATTGAACCGTTTACCGAACAAGACGGTGGTGCTGCTTTCGAGCATGCCATTGCCCGACATCACCAATAGACCCGAAACCCTCCTTTTTGACTGGGAGGACTTTGAGGTTGCTGGCGGGCTGGGCAAACTCCCTGAGGTAATAGCCGAACGCGAGCACTTTGAAACAGAACGCGACAACCTCACTGCGGAATCTGGTCGCGAAGAAGTGGAACAGGTCATGGGAGTCTCCAGCAGTCAGGCGAACCGTATTTTGATGAAGCTCAGAGGCGGTAAACGCCTTCGTGCCCCGTTCCGGGACCAGATTTTCTCGCTGCTTTCCGGCGGTGAGAAAAAAACAGCAGAACTCATTGATGCGATTGACGGACATCCGGGTTCCATCAAAAATGAACTTAAGCGTCTTGTAGATTCTGGTGAAATCGTGAAGGTTCGGCGGAGTATGTATGCGCTGCCGCCTTCGTCTGACTCGAAAAAAAAGTAATCCCATCGTAAAATCACTTCGGACCCATCTTCCGCATTATTATCAGATTGATAACTCTCCGAAAAAACTTGAAAACGCTTTCCAATTCGTGCTAAACTGAAAGATTATTACACGCTATAAGGAGAACAATACACAATGCCAAAGTTTGGTGTAAATTTATTACTCTGGGCAGATAAGTTTGATCGAGAAACTGCAGATCTGATTCCGAAAGTTGCTGAAATGGGTTTTGATGGTGTCGAAATCCCTATCTTTGACCCAGATACAGTGGACATCCCTTATACCCAAGCACTACTGAAGGATACCGGTTTAGAGACCATCGGGTGTAACATCATGGGTGGGGATAGGAATCCGATTGACGAGGACCCTACTATTCGAGAAAACGCAAAAACCTATCTTAAACGCACAATCGAGATCGTTGCTGAATTGGGTGCCGATACGCTCGTTGGACCGATGTATAGTGCTGTGGGTAAACTCGTTGGACGCGCCAGAAACGAACAGGAATGGGACTGGTGCGTTGAAGGTATACGAGAGGTCGCTGAATTCGGCGGAAAGCACGGTGTCACCCTGGCGAGCGAACCGCTCAATCGGTTTGAAACCTACTTCGTCAACATCGCCGAAGATGCTGTTAAACTTTGTAAAGCGGTGGATAGCCCGTATTTCAAGGTACATCTGGACACGTTCCACATGAACATTGAAGAAAAGAATCAGGCAGATGCTATTATTGCGACGGGTGATTATTTGCATCACATGCACTGTTGTGAAAATGATCGCGGCACTCCGGGCACAGGGCTCGTAGATTGGGATGGCGTTTTTGGCGCATTGGCAAAGGTTAACTATGACAGATGGCTCGTGATTGAATCGTTTACGCCTGCTGTCAAGGAAATCGCCGCTGCGACGTGTATCTGGCGCGACATCGCGCCGAGTGCCGAAAGCCTCGCGATAGACGGTCTCGCCTTCCTTAAACAGAAAGCAGCTCAGCATCTGTAAAACAGTAAACCATTCAAGAAGGAGGGATGGAGATGCGTTGCATCAAATTGATTGGGCTGTTCTGCACAATATTCTTTGCTATTCTCGTAACAGACGATGTTGTGGCACAGCGGACAACGCCAGAAGAAACAGAGGCTAATAATCCTGTTGAGAAGACACGATTTCTTAGCAATATCCGACAACTCACTTATGACGGGAAGCGCGCTGGGGAAGGCTATTTCTCTGAAGACGGCAACGCCCTCATCTTCCAAAGTGAACGTGAACCGGATAATCCGTTCTATCAGATTTATCTGCTAAATCTGCTGACAGGTGATACGCATCGCGTCTCAACCGGTATCGGGAAAACAACTTGTGCCTTCTTCCGACCGGGGACCGATGAGGTGCTTTATGCCTCAACACACCACGACGCTTTCGCGAAAGCAAAACAGGAAGAAGAATTGCAGTTCCGAGCATCTGGGCAAGAGCGTCGCTACAGTTGGGATTACGATGAAGCGATGGACATTTTCTCGGCGAATCGGGATGGTAGCAACCTGAAACAATTAACCGATGCTCCCGGTTACGACGCTGAAGCCTCCTATTCGCCGGATGGCAAGCGCATTGTTTTCTGTTCACTTCGAGACGCATATCCTAAAGATCAGCTCTCTCCGAAGGATCTGAAGCAACTTGAAGTTGACCCCGCCTATTTCGGTGAAATCTATATCATGAATGCCGATGGGTCAGATCAGGCCCGCTTGACAGATTCACCGGGATACGATGGTGGTCCCTTTTTTACACCTGATGGGCGGCACATCGTCTGGCGGCACTTCACCCCCGACGGCAGCCAAGCGGACATCTACACGATGCAGATAGATGGCTCAAATGTGCGCCGACTCACCGATTTCAAGAGTATGTCATGGGCACCCTATTTCCATCCGAGTGGTGCTTACGTGATTTTCGCTTCCAACAAACTCGGATTTTCCAATTTTGAGTTATATCTCGTTGATGGCAGAGGTAGACATGAACCGGTTCGCGTTACCGCAACTGATGGTTTTGATGGACTTCCTGTCTTTTCTCCGGATGGCAACCGCTTGTGCTGGACCTCAAATCGAAACAGTCAAGGGGTTTCGCAACTTTATATCGCGGAGTGGAACCACCAAGCCGCGCTGGAGGCAGTATTAGAGGCATTCGCAGCACCGAGCGTTGATACCTCTATCCTGCAGTTCAAGAACGACCCAGCGGTTTACATCTACCCAGGGCAAACCGGAATTAGCATTCAGCGTCACATAGAAATTCTCGCGTCTGACGAATTGGAAGGTAGAATGACCGGCTCCAAGGGTGCAGAATTGGCAGCCAAGCACATCGCAGCCCAATTCGCACACCTCAATCTCAATCCTATCGGTGATGAGGCGACCTACTTTCAAGCGTTTGAATTCACCGCGGGGAGACGGATTATAGCCGAGGAGAACCGCTTTCATATGACACGCCAGATGCACGGTTCCGAGCAAGTGATGGAATTCAGTGTGGAACGCGATTTCCAACCGCTCTCTTTCTCGCGGAACGGTGTCGTTGAGGGTGAAGTGGTTTTTGTCGGGTATGGCTTAACCGTTCCCGGCAAGTTAGGTGAAGGTTATGATGCTTATGCGGGTTTGGACGTGAAAGACAAAATAGTTGTCGCGCTTCGCTATGTGCCTGAAGGCGTTGAACCTGAACGCCGCCAGCAATTGAATCGGTATGCTGGACTCCGATACAAAGCGATGCAAGCACGGGAACAGGGAGCAAAGGCGTTTCTTGTTGCTGCCGGTCCGAATTCCCCGAATGCAGGCAAGTTAATTCCGCTTGACTTCGATAGCAGCCTCGCCGATTCTGGAATTGTCGCCGCATCCATAAGCGATACTGTGGCAAATGCACTCTTCGCACCCTCTGGTAAAAATCTGAAAGATGTTCAATCTGGACTGGATACGGAAAATCCGCACTTTCTCGGACAATTTCCGTTGCCCGGTGTCAAAGTCAAAATCGTGGTTTCGGTTGAGAAAGTTAAGAAAACCGATCAAAATGTCGTTGCACTGCTGCCACCCCCGGAATTAACAGACGACACTGAGTATGTTATTGTCGGTGCACACTACGACCATATCGGGCATGGTGAAATCGGTTCGCTCGCCCGGAAGGATGAAGAAGGACAGATTCACAACGGTGCGGATGACAACGCCTCTGGAACTGCTGTTGTCTTAGACTTGGCAAGAACCCTCAGCGAAGCTTATCAAAAACAGCCTGAAAACATTCGCAGAGGGATCATCTTCACGCTCTGGTCGGGTGAGGAACTTGGGCTTATCGGCTCTACGCACTTTGTCAACGATCCTGTCGTTCCTTTAGAAAAGGTGGCGGCATACATCAACTTTGATATGGTCGGACGGCTCCGTGAAAATAAACTTATCTTGCAAGGCGTGGGTTCATCGTCTGTATGGACGAAACTGATTGAAAAGCGGAACATCCCCATCGGTTTTAATCTAACGCTTCAAGAAGATCCTTATCTGCCAACGGATGTGACTGCCTTTTATCCGAAAGAGGTACCGGTACTCAGTTTTTTCACGGGTGGACACGAGGACTATAATCGCCCTACGGACGACCCAGAGACGCTCAACTATACTGGCATAGAACGGATCGCGCGTTTGGCACACGGCATCGTTTCAGACTTAATCAGTGCTGATGAACGTCCGGCGTACGTCCGAGTAGAACGGAGTCAGTCAGAGGAAGGGAGTCGTGATACGCTCCGTGCATATCTTGGGACGATCCCCGACTATACTACGGAAGGCACGGGGGTCAAACTTTCCGGTGTCCGTGCGGAAGGTCCCGCCGATAAAGCCGGTTTAAAGGGCGGTGATGTTATCGTCGAATTTGGTGGGCAAAAAATTACCAATATCTACGACTACACTTATGCGCTTGATGCCGTGAAGATTGGTGAACCTGTCGAAGTTGTTGTGCTACGAGAGGGAAAACGCGTAAAACTGACAGTTACACCTGAAGCGCGGAATTAAGTTAGGACTTACGCATTTTTTCATGAGTTCCTACATAGTAATCCAAGTTGCTACTAACGGATTTTGAGCGTTTCAACATGGTTTTTCAGACATTTTCCCCACCCCAGAGGGGTGATATGTCTATAGAAAAGGGTATATCAACGTCTTGCACTCCAGCGGAGTGCTATGTAAGTAAATAGGTGGCAACTTGGGTTATATAGTACGCACAATAGGCGAGGTTACATAGAGTTTAAGAATTTAATAAGGTATTTTTCACCCAACTTGCTACCTA
This window of the Candidatus Poribacteria bacterium genome carries:
- the lptB gene encoding LPS export ABC transporter ATP-binding protein; the encoded protein is MATELQAHRLVKRYTRNGPIVVNEVSLSVQQGEVVGLLGPNGAGKSTTFYMVVGLIRPNSGRITYAEKDITFYPMYKRARLGIGYLAQETSIFRKLTVQQNIEAILEAQGIPKSERGSHIHELTNELGISNLLPRKAYTLSGGECRRAEIARALAAQPDFILLDEPLSGIDPIAVADIKQLISHLRDRNLGVLITDHNAAETLDIVDRAYIIVDGKITLAGTPTELVNDPIARDLYFGHNFSYRVE
- the lptC gene encoding LPS export ABC transporter periplasmic protein LptC, whose protein sequence is MNIIKPRLNQSRRERRAQLRKFYNFCGYAGCLIFLVCLASLTLTAEETEAIESSETQTTEHTGQEAAPVESTGALVETEKEEITGTSDRMERYDKDGITILIGNAKTVRYNAQGVEIGFLNADKITMKSDPETNTTTEIIAEGNVEIRDQDIFATCDHAIMNNLTNIITLKENVVVLQNKDRLETKLFTFNRTTGKQTGEGGVKFKVSVTQAAPVTAETDENSESGAETVEEETAVTAPEKTEVKAEAEKKDTDAETDNVDAEQKSDADTGNAEDADPEEETDTDTENPDDADADTETDASEND
- the lptC gene encoding LPS export ABC transporter periplasmic protein LptC produces the protein MNPISDNIRHNGFGCIDGGRHRINCIFIGFFASLLLFVTSCKSTETPVSAPDESVEAVPTQKLDRFSTQHTEAGVLKWTLIGDASTFHGSYVEVENPTVQIFEEGVVSITLNSDKGKQFLNGTKKDSLHLTGNVVGISKDGKLFTEVLHWQNLAGRLYAPDEATVVRGDSTWVGTEMLANPTLETVKMKNNRFKLYPKDEKAHEYHKTPTEPE
- a CDS encoding lysophospholipid acyltransferase family protein → MKDWYYAFAAKSLGFCVSQIPRPVALAIGGWLGTLVFWIAPRYRELACEHLRCSLTFSDECCARTIAKQCFQHLGKTVVEFMRFPRLGRKQIQRYVSFEGIEHVEQALAAGKGAIILTGHFGNWELLAASISATVAPLTPIVRELRSPRLNALVSHYREKAGYATIDRDTGIRQALQCLRRNELLGIVADVDTTVSGVFVDFFGRRAYTPYSPVAIALKTGAAILPTFIVRQSDGSHRAIIEPPLALQRTCTKEKDLVVNTQKFTKIIESYIRQYPAQWIWMHRRWKTQN
- a CDS encoding MATE family efflux transporter — protein: MDTPENVNKEIYRLALPNIVSNFSIPLLGAVDTALMGRLESEHYLGAVGIGGIIFSFIYWGFGFLRMATTGLTAQAFGEKDLPECGCLLLRAICIGITASLLLLIFQWQLVNVSFLLIDTSSEVEHLARTYFHIRIYAAPATLCLHAFHGVFLGLQNARYPMLLTIVVNLVNIALNLVFVRLFGMKVAGVALATVIAQYVGLFLAVLLFSRYYRGLLRAWRFREVLALSRLKRFLNISGDIFIRTCCLVFSHAVFTAKSAVLSDTFLAINTILLQFINLSSYAIDGLAFAAESLIGKYKGAQDMLNLKRTTRQVFFWSFLFGGVIMLIFVLFGEMLLHLFTNQVPLIKQAKPYLIWIIVAPVVNVAAYIWDGIFLGATASKALRNSVIVSTLLFLSAVYLLMPFGNHGLWGALTLLLIARGVSLTVLAPKYLFKAADSE
- a CDS encoding sugar phosphate isomerase/epimerase, with protein sequence MPKFGVNLLLWADKFDRETADLIPKVAEMGFDGVEIPIFDPDTVDIPYTQALLKDTGLETIGCNIMGGDRNPIDEDPTIRENAKTYLKRTIEIVAELGADTLVGPMYSAVGKLVGRARNEQEWDWCVEGIREVAEFGGKHGVTLASEPLNRFETYFVNIAEDAVKLCKAVDSPYFKVHLDTFHMNIEEKNQADAIIATGDYLHHMHCCENDRGTPGTGLVDWDGVFGALAKVNYDRWLVIESFTPAVKEIAAATCIWRDIAPSAESLAIDGLAFLKQKAAQHL